In Massilistercora timonensis, the following are encoded in one genomic region:
- a CDS encoding sugar ABC transporter permease codes for MNQKKAQGRFVFCCIAPAAILVTLFIFIPTFNVFRMSLYRMGGITNKKEFVGFNNFKSLIGDENFLQAMQNTIAIIVLVTLFTIFFAILFGAILHRGKFKGKNFFRVIFYIPNILSIVVIAGIFGAIYNPSTGLLNTFLRAIGLDSLTHQWMGDQKIVLYSIIFALVWQAIGYYMVMYMASMAAIPEDLYEAAALDGSTEIQMFFQVTLPLIWSNIRTTLTFYIISTINLSFQFVQIMSDGGPNGHSEVFLNYMYKQAYGAGVYGYGMAIGVVVFLFSFVLAAVVNKITDREVLEF; via the coding sequence ATGAATCAAAAGAAGGCGCAGGGGCGGTTCGTGTTCTGCTGTATAGCGCCGGCTGCCATTCTTGTAACACTCTTTATTTTTATTCCGACGTTCAACGTATTCAGAATGTCGCTGTACCGGATGGGTGGTATCACCAACAAAAAGGAATTTGTTGGCTTCAACAATTTTAAATCCCTGATAGGAGATGAAAATTTCCTGCAGGCTATGCAGAATACGATCGCGATCATTGTACTTGTAACACTGTTCACTATCTTTTTTGCAATTTTATTCGGCGCGATCTTACACCGCGGCAAGTTTAAAGGGAAAAACTTCTTCCGCGTTATCTTTTATATTCCGAATATTTTAAGTATCGTAGTTATCGCCGGTATTTTCGGCGCGATCTACAATCCCAGCACCGGACTTCTTAATACCTTTTTAAGAGCCATCGGGCTGGACTCTCTGACACACCAGTGGATGGGAGATCAGAAGATCGTACTGTATTCCATCATCTTTGCGCTGGTATGGCAGGCTATCGGTTATTACATGGTTATGTATATGGCCAGTATGGCGGCGATCCCGGAGGATCTTTACGAGGCGGCAGCCCTGGACGGCTCCACCGAGATCCAGATGTTCTTCCAGGTAACGCTTCCGCTGATCTGGAGCAATATCCGGACCACCCTTACTTTCTACATCATCAGTACGATCAACTTGAGCTTCCAGTTTGTTCAGATCATGTCTGACGGCGGCCCCAACGGCCATTCGGAAGTATTCCTGAACTATATGTACAAACAGGCATATGGCGCAGGCGTATATGGCTATGGTATGGCCATTGGCGTAGTGGTATTCCTTTTCTCGTTTGTACTTGCTGCAGTTGTCAATAAGATCACAGACAGAGAAGTTCTGGAATTTTAG
- a CDS encoding carbohydrate ABC transporter permease has protein sequence MKKQNPATKALFKVIVYAALIVMTISIIIPVAWVFMASFKRNAEFIGKGTNPWALPEQLQWQNYVTAFVDAEMGKFFLNSVIVTALSLVLLLAIALPAAYALSRFDFKGKKILNIAFMAGLFVNVNYIVVPIFLMLSGANRMLGVEFFLDNRFVLSLVYASSSLSFSIYLLSGYFKTLPKGYEEAAYIDGCGYFKTMVKIMIPMAKPSIITVILFQFLSFWNEYIIAFTLMDENSTLAVGLKNLMAVERTATNYGIMYAGLVIVMIPVLILYVCVQKQLTKGMTLGGLKG, from the coding sequence ATGAAAAAGCAGAATCCGGCAACGAAAGCTTTGTTCAAAGTCATCGTATATGCCGCGCTGATCGTTATGACGATCTCCATCATCATTCCTGTAGCATGGGTATTTATGGCCAGCTTCAAGCGGAATGCTGAGTTTATCGGAAAGGGAACCAATCCCTGGGCGCTGCCTGAACAGCTTCAGTGGCAGAACTATGTGACTGCGTTTGTGGATGCAGAGATGGGCAAATTCTTCCTGAACTCTGTCATCGTAACAGCGCTGTCCCTGGTCCTTCTTCTGGCGATCGCCCTTCCGGCGGCCTATGCGCTGTCCCGGTTTGATTTTAAGGGAAAGAAAATATTAAATATTGCCTTTATGGCAGGTTTGTTTGTAAATGTTAACTATATCGTAGTACCGATCTTCCTGATGCTCTCCGGCGCGAACCGGATGCTGGGAGTGGAGTTTTTCCTGGATAACAGGTTTGTCCTGTCCCTGGTTTATGCGTCCAGCTCCTTATCGTTCTCGATCTACCTGCTGAGCGGATACTTTAAGACACTGCCCAAGGGATATGAAGAGGCGGCCTACATAGACGGATGCGGATACTTTAAGACCATGGTGAAGATCATGATCCCCATGGCAAAACCCAGTATCATCACCGTCATCCTGTTCCAGTTCCTGTCCTTCTGGAATGAGTACATCATCGCATTTACCCTGATGGACGAGAACAGTACGCTGGCTGTCGGACTGAAGAACCTGATGGCAGTGGAGAGGACAGCTACCAACTACGGTATCATGTATGCAGGTCTTGTGATCGTTATGATCCCTGTTCTGATCCTGTATGTATGCGTACAGAAACAGCTGACCAAGGGTATGACGCTTGGCGGACTGAAAGGTTAG
- the gnpA gene encoding 1,3-beta-galactosyl-N-acetylhexosamine phosphorylase — MKSQTKGRVTIPTDVDVVPETLELVERWGADAIRDCDGTDYPEELKHVDAKVYSTYYTTRKDNEWAKANPDEIQQMYIMTPFYTAVDEELSVHLMDHLYPDMLKVNDRDDITRWWEVIDRTTGEVVPASQWAYDGETGNVTIHGAKAFHDYTVSFLAYIMWDPVHMYNAVTNGWTNFEKQITFDVRQPKTHKYSMERLRKFIADNPHVDVIRYTTFFHQFTLIFDELAREKYVDWYGYSASVSPYILEQFEKEVGYKFRPEYIIDQGYMNNTYRIPSKEFRDFQDFQRREVTKLAKEMVDITHECGKEAMMFLGDHWIGMEPFLDEFKKVGLDAVVGSVGNGATLRLISDIEGVKYTEGRLLPYFFPDVFHEGGDPVKEAKVNWVTARRAILRKPIDRIGYGGYLKLAMQFPEFIDYVESVCQEFRTLYENIKGTTPYCVKKVAVLNSWGKMRAWGNHMVHHAIYHKQNYSYAGIIEALSGAPFDVQWLSFDDIRKDPNVLDDIDVILNVGDADTAYSGGENWTDETIITAVKKFIYNGGGFIGVGEPAAHHHQGHFFQLATVMGVEEENGFTLNVDKYNWEEHDHFITEDCQGEIDFGEGKKNIYAYEGTTILKQIDKEVQLAVNEFGEGRTVYISGLPYSFENSRLLYRSILWASHDEAELNKWFSTNYNVEVHAYVKNGKYCVVNNTYEPQSTTVYRGDGTSFDLDLEANGIYWYEI; from the coding sequence GTGAAATCACAGACTAAAGGCAGAGTTACAATTCCAACAGACGTAGATGTGGTGCCGGAGACTCTGGAACTGGTAGAACGCTGGGGCGCGGACGCCATCCGCGACTGCGACGGTACTGACTATCCGGAGGAACTCAAACATGTAGACGCAAAAGTCTACTCCACTTATTATACAACCAGAAAGGATAATGAGTGGGCCAAAGCCAATCCGGATGAGATACAGCAGATGTATATTATGACACCTTTTTATACCGCTGTGGATGAGGAGCTGTCCGTTCATCTGATGGATCATTTGTATCCCGACATGTTAAAGGTAAATGACCGGGATGACATCACAAGATGGTGGGAAGTGATCGACCGCACCACAGGAGAGGTTGTCCCGGCATCCCAGTGGGCTTACGACGGAGAGACCGGAAATGTGACTATCCACGGGGCAAAAGCGTTCCACGACTATACGGTCAGCTTCCTGGCCTACATCATGTGGGACCCGGTGCATATGTACAACGCGGTGACCAACGGCTGGACCAACTTTGAGAAGCAGATCACCTTTGATGTGCGCCAGCCGAAAACCCACAAATATTCCATGGAGCGTCTGCGGAAATTTATCGCGGACAACCCACATGTGGATGTGATCCGTTATACTACCTTCTTCCATCAGTTTACCCTGATCTTCGATGAGCTTGCCCGGGAGAAATATGTGGACTGGTACGGATATTCTGCATCCGTGAGCCCCTATATCCTGGAGCAGTTTGAGAAGGAAGTGGGCTACAAGTTCCGCCCGGAATATATCATCGACCAGGGATATATGAATAATACCTATCGTATCCCGTCCAAAGAATTCCGGGATTTCCAGGATTTCCAGAGAAGAGAAGTGACGAAACTGGCCAAAGAGATGGTGGACATCACCCATGAGTGCGGCAAGGAAGCCATGATGTTCCTGGGAGACCACTGGATCGGCATGGAGCCTTTCCTGGATGAGTTTAAAAAAGTAGGACTGGACGCGGTGGTAGGAAGTGTGGGAAATGGAGCCACCTTACGTCTTATCAGCGATATTGAGGGAGTAAAATATACAGAGGGACGGCTTCTGCCGTATTTCTTCCCGGATGTGTTCCACGAGGGTGGAGATCCGGTAAAAGAGGCAAAGGTGAACTGGGTGACGGCAAGAAGAGCCATTCTTAGAAAGCCCATCGACCGGATCGGATACGGTGGATACCTGAAGCTGGCGATGCAGTTCCCGGAATTCATCGACTATGTGGAGAGCGTATGCCAGGAATTCCGCACGCTGTATGAGAACATCAAGGGAACCACTCCGTACTGTGTTAAGAAGGTGGCTGTGCTGAACAGCTGGGGCAAGATGAGAGCCTGGGGCAATCACATGGTGCACCATGCCATCTACCATAAGCAGAACTATTCTTACGCCGGCATTATCGAGGCCTTAAGCGGCGCGCCCTTTGACGTGCAGTGGCTAAGCTTTGACGATATCCGCAAGGATCCAAATGTCCTGGACGATATCGATGTGATCCTCAACGTGGGAGACGCGGACACGGCTTACTCCGGTGGGGAGAACTGGACGGACGAGACCATTATTACCGCAGTGAAGAAGTTTATCTACAACGGCGGCGGTTTCATCGGCGTAGGAGAGCCGGCGGCTCACCACCATCAGGGACACTTCTTCCAGCTGGCTACCGTGATGGGCGTGGAAGAGGAGAACGGATTTACTCTGAATGTGGATAAATATAACTGGGAAGAGCATGACCACTTCATCACTGAGGACTGCCAGGGAGAGATCGACTTCGGCGAGGGCAAGAAAAACATTTACGCTTACGAAGGGACTACCATCTTAAAGCAGATCGACAAGGAAGTGCAGCTTGCGGTCAATGAGTTCGGCGAAGGACGTACCGTCTATATCAGCGGTCTTCCCTACAGCTTTGAGAACAGCAGACTGCTGTACCGTTCCATCCTGTGGGCGTCCCACGACGAGGCGGAACTGAACAAGTGGTTCAGCACCAACTACAACGTAGAGGTGCATGCTTACGTGAAGAACGGAAAGTACTGCGTAGTAAATAATACTTATGAACCGCAGAGCACCACGGTATACAGAGGAGACGGCACCAGCTTCGATCTGGATCTGGAGGCCAACGGAATCTATTGGTACGAGATATGA
- a CDS encoding radical SAM protein: MVRDMIELQLLIKPVSSACNLNCRYCFYKDEAAKRAVADHGKMSEETMSAIVGKALAASQTCVFGFQGGEPTLAGLSYYRRFAELVEETKRPEQKVAYTIQTNGVGLDEEWFAFLKEKEFLVGLSVDGVRKTHDENRVDYQGEGTFSQVFACARKLEEYKIPFHVLCVLNARTASRIGAIYRFFGRKGFLRQQYIPCLDPVGEERGQEEWSLTPRMYGEALKELFDLWFQDQMEGRPVYIRQFENYVGMLTGAQPEACSMYGRCSMQNVIESDGSVYPCDFYAMDPWLMGNIRNPEADFERFLEQAAAGEGAGGFFARPDQRDVRCPDCRWYPLCRGGCRRDCYEEKGNLTNYYCEAYQDFFAYSISRLEYLAAHSQKV; the protein is encoded by the coding sequence TTGGTACGAGATATGATAGAGCTGCAGCTTTTGATCAAGCCGGTTTCTTCTGCCTGCAACCTGAATTGCAGATACTGTTTCTATAAAGACGAGGCGGCCAAACGCGCCGTCGCGGACCATGGAAAAATGAGCGAAGAGACGATGAGCGCGATCGTGGGGAAAGCGCTTGCAGCATCACAGACCTGTGTGTTCGGCTTCCAGGGGGGGGAGCCGACACTGGCAGGTCTGTCTTATTATCGGCGGTTCGCTGAATTGGTGGAAGAAACGAAGAGGCCGGAACAGAAGGTGGCCTACACCATTCAGACCAATGGGGTGGGGCTTGATGAAGAATGGTTTGCCTTCCTGAAGGAGAAGGAATTTCTGGTCGGGCTTTCTGTAGACGGGGTGAGAAAAACTCACGATGAGAACCGGGTGGACTATCAGGGGGAAGGGACCTTCTCCCAGGTCTTCGCATGCGCGCGAAAGCTGGAGGAATATAAGATCCCCTTCCATGTGCTGTGTGTGCTGAACGCCCGGACGGCTTCCCGTATCGGGGCCATCTACCGCTTCTTTGGACGGAAAGGATTCCTGCGCCAGCAGTATATCCCCTGTCTGGACCCTGTGGGGGAGGAGCGGGGACAGGAAGAATGGTCCCTGACGCCCCGGATGTACGGGGAGGCGCTGAAGGAGCTTTTCGATCTGTGGTTCCAGGATCAGATGGAAGGACGGCCGGTCTATATCCGGCAGTTTGAGAATTATGTGGGCATGCTCACCGGGGCCCAGCCGGAGGCCTGCAGTATGTACGGGCGCTGCAGCATGCAGAATGTGATCGAGAGCGACGGGTCTGTGTATCCTTGCGATTTTTACGCCATGGATCCCTGGCTGATGGGGAATATCCGGAATCCGGAGGCGGATTTTGAGAGGTTTTTGGAGCAGGCGGCTGCCGGAGAGGGAGCCGGAGGATTTTTCGCCCGTCCGGACCAGCGGGACGTAAGATGTCCGGATTGCCGCTGGTATCCCTTGTGCCGCGGCGGCTGCCGGAGAGATTGTTATGAGGAAAAGGGGAATCTTACGAACTATTACTGTGAGGCTTATCAGGACTTCTTTGCCTACAGTATCAGCAGACTGGAATATCTGGCTGCCCACAGCCAGAAGGTTTAA
- a CDS encoding AraC family transcriptional regulator: MSHRQYSVQGNQIEKLNARLLSISFSKDEMDWKSVFHSHPFTELFYVVSGEGNFLFRGETYHIKTGDLIIVPPYMEHTEQSSSDLQYYVIGVEGISFQKKGEPACVQIYCNFQSKTVVANLLSLMFFEMSNPSYGSDKICQDLLEILLLWIIRDQHVIPVAFSATYMTKECAQIKDYLDSNYADHITLDTLTELTHMNKYYMAHSFSKHTGQSPIQYLNNRRMEAACTLLKDTDYSISSISSTVGFSSQSYFTQAFRKKYGMTPIRYRQVHAAEN; the protein is encoded by the coding sequence ATGAGTCACAGACAATATTCCGTACAGGGAAACCAGATCGAGAAACTGAACGCCCGCCTTCTATCCATCTCCTTCTCCAAGGATGAGATGGACTGGAAGAGCGTGTTCCACTCCCATCCCTTTACAGAACTCTTCTATGTAGTCAGCGGAGAGGGAAACTTTCTCTTCCGCGGGGAGACCTATCATATAAAAACAGGAGATCTGATCATCGTCCCCCCCTATATGGAACACACGGAGCAGTCTTCTTCAGATCTTCAGTACTATGTGATCGGCGTGGAGGGTATCTCTTTTCAGAAAAAAGGGGAGCCGGCCTGTGTACAGATCTACTGTAACTTCCAGAGCAAGACCGTCGTGGCCAATCTGCTCTCCCTTATGTTCTTTGAGATGAGCAATCCTTCCTACGGCTCGGACAAGATCTGCCAGGACCTCCTGGAGATCCTGCTTCTCTGGATCATCCGGGACCAGCACGTGATCCCGGTGGCATTCTCCGCCACCTATATGACCAAGGAGTGCGCCCAGATCAAGGACTACCTGGACAGCAATTACGCGGACCACATCACCCTGGACACACTGACAGAACTGACCCACATGAATAAATACTACATGGCCCATTCCTTCTCCAAACACACCGGTCAGTCTCCCATCCAGTATCTCAACAACCGGCGCATGGAAGCGGCCTGCACCCTTCTGAAGGACACGGATTATTCCATCTCCTCCATCTCTTCTACGGTAGGCTTTTCTTCCCAGTCTTATTTTACCCAGGCGTTTCGGAAGAAGTATGGGATGACCCCCATCCGCTACCGCCAGGTCCACGCCGCGGAAAATTAA
- a CDS encoding arylsulfatase, giving the protein MKQPNIILLMTDQLRADALGYAGHPDVKTPYLDTLASRGVNFDRAYSACPSCIAARAALHTGMEQSHHGRVGYEDNVPWRYPHTMAGELSKAGYYTQCVGKMHVHPLRNYLGFHNVDLHDGYLHSARYGHVPYRESQFVADDYFHWLRQELGADADVTDTGIDCNSWVARPWTHEEKYHPTNWVTDRCLDFLRRRDPDQPFFLMASYLRPHPPLDAPQHYFDLYKDKDLRKPFVGSWETDQFLKRDGRIFDSKTGPIDPELIRQAQIGYYACITHLDHQIGRLIMALIEQEVYDDTVILFTADHGEELCDHHMFRKSRPYEGSCRVPFFLTAGKNTGLHITPASTCHSVVELRDVMPTLLSLAGAPIPDTVDGYDLLPLARDPEGTVRPWLHGEHSYGEFSNHWIVTETDKYIWFPVTGQEQYFDLADDPHELTDRIGDPEVRERVAYLRSCLIQSLTGRPEGFTDGEKLIPGRPYPETMDHLRQAD; this is encoded by the coding sequence ATGAAACAGCCAAATATTATTTTACTGATGACGGATCAGCTCCGGGCTGATGCCCTGGGATACGCGGGGCACCCGGATGTGAAGACCCCCTACCTTGACACCCTGGCCTCCCGGGGCGTGAATTTCGACCGGGCCTACAGCGCCTGCCCAAGCTGCATCGCTGCCAGGGCAGCCCTGCATACCGGCATGGAACAGAGCCATCACGGCCGGGTAGGCTATGAGGACAATGTACCCTGGAGATACCCCCACACCATGGCAGGCGAACTCTCCAAAGCCGGATACTATACCCAGTGCGTGGGCAAAATGCACGTCCATCCCCTGCGGAATTATCTGGGCTTCCACAATGTGGACCTTCACGACGGCTATCTCCACTCTGCCCGCTACGGCCACGTTCCCTACCGGGAGTCCCAGTTTGTGGCGGACGACTACTTCCACTGGCTCCGGCAGGAACTGGGCGCCGACGCCGATGTAACGGATACAGGCATTGACTGCAACAGCTGGGTGGCCCGTCCCTGGACCCACGAGGAGAAATATCACCCCACCAACTGGGTGACGGACCGGTGCCTGGATTTCCTCCGGCGCAGGGACCCGGACCAGCCCTTCTTCCTGATGGCCTCCTACCTGCGGCCCCATCCGCCTCTGGACGCGCCTCAGCATTACTTCGACCTCTATAAAGACAAGGATCTGCGCAAACCTTTCGTTGGCTCCTGGGAGACCGACCAATTCCTCAAGCGTGACGGCCGTATCTTTGACTCCAAGACAGGCCCCATTGACCCGGAACTGATCCGGCAGGCCCAGATCGGCTACTACGCCTGTATCACCCATCTGGATCACCAGATCGGAAGACTTATCATGGCCCTCATTGAGCAGGAGGTCTACGACGACACCGTCATCCTCTTCACTGCCGATCACGGGGAGGAGCTGTGCGATCACCATATGTTCCGCAAGTCCCGGCCTTACGAGGGGAGCTGCCGGGTTCCCTTCTTCCTCACCGCCGGGAAGAATACCGGCCTTCACATCACCCCCGCCTCCACCTGCCACAGCGTAGTGGAGCTGCGGGATGTGATGCCCACCTTACTGTCCCTGGCAGGCGCGCCTATCCCGGATACGGTAGACGGATACGACCTTCTGCCCCTGGCCCGGGATCCGGAAGGAACTGTACGGCCCTGGCTCCACGGAGAACACTCCTATGGGGAGTTCTCCAACCACTGGATCGTCACCGAGACTGACAAGTACATCTGGTTTCCTGTCACCGGACAGGAACAGTACTTCGACCTGGCTGACGATCCCCACGAGCTGACTGACCGCATCGGCGACCCGGAAGTCCGGGAACGCGTCGCTTATCTGCGCTCCTGCCTGATCCAGAGCCTTACCGGAAGACCGGAAGGCTTCACCGACGGCGAGAAGCTGATCCCCGGCCGTCCTTACCCGGAGACCATGGACCATCTCCGCCAGGCAGACTGA
- a CDS encoding sulfite exporter TauE/SafE family protein, whose product MVMVLVFFAVSILSSTAGSICGIGGGVIIKPVLDALGVMSVSSISFLSGCTVLAMSVVSVYKNLRSGTARMDLKIATSLAVGAAAGGVAGKAMFQSLKEAVGDENLVGMTQALVLIAITLATLLYTIYKEKIHTRKCDQIWLCVLIGLLLGIMSSFLGIGGGPINLMVLGYFFSMSTKEAALSSLYIILFSQITSLVQTCATGNIPHMKLSYLAVMIVGGILGGTIGSRINKKISEKGVDKLFIFLMAVIVLINIYNAVKFSGIL is encoded by the coding sequence ATGGTTATGGTTTTGGTATTTTTCGCGGTCAGTATTCTGTCCTCCACCGCCGGCTCCATCTGCGGGATCGGAGGCGGTGTGATCATCAAGCCGGTGCTGGACGCGCTGGGAGTCATGAGCGTGAGCAGTATCAGTTTCCTGTCCGGGTGCACGGTGCTTGCCATGTCTGTAGTGTCTGTCTATAAGAATCTGCGCTCCGGGACGGCCCGGATGGATCTTAAGATCGCCACATCCCTTGCCGTCGGGGCTGCCGCAGGCGGCGTGGCCGGCAAAGCCATGTTCCAGTCTCTGAAGGAGGCGGTGGGAGACGAGAACCTGGTGGGAATGACTCAGGCGCTGGTGCTGATCGCCATCACCCTGGCTACGCTTCTCTATACGATATATAAGGAGAAGATCCACACCAGGAAATGCGATCAGATCTGGCTGTGCGTCCTGATCGGACTGCTCCTTGGGATCATGTCCAGCTTCCTTGGCATCGGCGGAGGCCCCATCAACCTGATGGTGCTGGGATACTTCTTCTCCATGAGCACCAAGGAGGCGGCGTTAAGTTCTCTCTATATTATCCTGTTCTCCCAGATCACCAGCCTGGTGCAGACCTGCGCCACCGGGAATATCCCCCACATGAAGCTGTCCTACCTGGCGGTGATGATCGTAGGCGGGATCCTGGGCGGGACCATCGGCAGCAGGATCAACAAGAAGATCAGTGAGAAAGGGGTGGACAAGCTGTTCATCTTCCTGATGGCGGTGATCGTCCTGATCAATATCTACAATGCGGTGAAATTCTCCGGCATTTTGTAA
- a CDS encoding sulfatase-like hydrolase/transferase — protein MKQPNILFLLADDMGHWALRCAGNTDIQTPNLDRLARQGVRFDQFFCASPVCSPARASILTGTMPSCHGILDWLDGGSLDRDRLSPETLQYLPHETVPIQYTDHLTAYTDLLAQSGYQCALVGKWHMGDSMTPQHGFSHWYTIGGGGVRYFDPEMIENGELATQKGYITDLIGDHAARCLEDFSRGTAPFYLSVHFTAPHSPWEETDHKKEYLDLYRDSGFTATPDLPYHPWQVNTCPHGRGERRKELLRGYYAAITAMDHQIGRLMDKLTELGLSEDTMIFFTSDNGMNLGQHGIWGKGNGTFPQNMYDSSVKVPFIASWPGHFAQNAVCRELFSHYDVLPTICQLSGAPLATAQRLPGHSFQKWLVRPELPMDRPVVVFDEYGPVRMIRDKEWKLVLRYPYGPNELYHLTADPDETQNLFDDPVFQDQILTMRRQLEEWFLSYSDPDLDARKEGVTGTGQYCRPGSRAHLVEKYGPMPAPVKDE, from the coding sequence ATGAAACAACCAAATATCCTGTTTCTTCTTGCAGACGATATGGGACACTGGGCGCTTCGCTGCGCTGGCAACACCGATATCCAGACGCCCAACCTGGACCGGCTGGCCCGCCAGGGCGTCCGGTTTGACCAGTTCTTCTGCGCCTCCCCGGTGTGTTCACCAGCCCGGGCTTCCATCCTCACCGGCACCATGCCCTCCTGCCACGGCATTCTGGACTGGCTGGACGGCGGCAGCCTGGACCGGGACAGACTTTCCCCGGAGACCCTCCAGTATCTGCCCCACGAGACCGTTCCCATCCAGTATACCGACCATCTGACCGCCTATACCGATCTTCTGGCGCAGAGCGGTTATCAGTGCGCCCTGGTGGGCAAATGGCACATGGGGGACAGTATGACGCCCCAGCACGGATTCTCCCACTGGTACACCATCGGAGGCGGGGGCGTCCGCTACTTTGACCCGGAGATGATCGAAAACGGGGAGCTTGCGACTCAGAAAGGCTACATCACCGATCTCATCGGCGATCACGCCGCGCGCTGCCTGGAAGATTTCTCCAGGGGAACCGCCCCCTTCTATCTCAGCGTCCACTTCACAGCGCCTCACAGCCCCTGGGAAGAGACGGACCACAAGAAGGAATACCTGGATCTCTACCGGGACTCCGGCTTCACCGCAACCCCGGATCTTCCCTATCACCCCTGGCAGGTAAATACCTGTCCCCACGGGAGAGGGGAACGGCGCAAAGAGCTGCTGCGGGGATACTACGCCGCCATCACCGCCATGGATCATCAGATCGGACGGCTGATGGACAAACTTACGGAACTGGGGCTTTCGGAAGACACCATGATCTTCTTTACCTCCGACAACGGCATGAACCTGGGCCAGCACGGGATCTGGGGCAAAGGAAACGGCACCTTCCCCCAGAACATGTACGACAGTTCCGTGAAGGTACCGTTTATCGCCTCCTGGCCGGGACATTTCGCCCAGAATGCCGTGTGCCGGGAGCTCTTCAGCCACTATGATGTACTGCCCACCATCTGCCAGCTCTCCGGCGCCCCTCTTGCCACCGCCCAGAGACTGCCCGGCCACAGCTTCCAGAAGTGGCTTGTCCGCCCGGAACTTCCCATGGACCGTCCGGTGGTGGTCTTCGACGAGTATGGCCCGGTGCGGATGATCCGGGACAAAGAATGGAAACTGGTGCTCCGTTATCCCTACGGGCCAAACGAACTGTACCACCTTACCGCTGACCCGGATGAGACTCAGAACCTCTTCGACGACCCGGTCTTCCAGGATCAGATCCTGACCATGCGCCGGCAATTGGAGGAGTGGTTCCTCTCTTACTCCGATCCGGACCTGGACGCCCGCAAGGAAGGCGTTACCGGCACTGGCCAGTATTGCCGGCCCGGAAGCCGGGCCCACCTGGTGGAAAAATACGGCCCCATGCCGGCGCCTGTCAAAGATGAATAA
- a CDS encoding MarR family winged helix-turn-helix transcriptional regulator — protein MTGDIQAEDLILLIRKLNLDLTSQLESVLRYKGMSGFQVYFMVYFLRHHPEGTYLTELCHETGVSKSALSGLIKKLRNAGYLSFQEDPQDIRRKELFPTPKLLEEGKEFLRKADEMENAFCGALKPGERRRLWGILKRLADAGEGTIKEDRRLSYSEKSYTAAGNL, from the coding sequence ATGACGGGGGATATTCAGGCGGAAGATCTGATCCTGCTGATCCGTAAGCTCAATCTGGATCTGACGTCGCAGCTGGAATCTGTTCTCCGGTATAAAGGCATGAGCGGTTTCCAGGTTTATTTCATGGTGTATTTCTTGAGACATCACCCGGAAGGGACTTATCTTACCGAGTTGTGTCATGAGACCGGAGTGTCCAAATCAGCGCTCTCCGGTTTGATCAAGAAGCTGCGGAACGCAGGGTATCTTTCTTTTCAGGAGGACCCGCAGGATATCCGCAGGAAAGAGCTGTTCCCGACGCCCAAACTGCTGGAGGAGGGCAAGGAGTTCTTAAGGAAGGCGGATGAGATGGAGAATGCTTTCTGTGGGGCGCTGAAACCCGGGGAGCGAAGGCGGCTCTGGGGGATCCTGAAGCGTCTTGCGGACGCAGGGGAGGGAACGATCAAAGAAGACAGGAGGTTATCTTACAGTGAGAAAAGTTATACAGCAGCTGGGAATTTATAA